The Methanocella arvoryzae MRE50 genome includes a region encoding these proteins:
- a CDS encoding winged helix-turn-helix transcriptional regulator, with protein MRSKLLICMALLLVVLAWAGPGAHAYNESDVIQRVGPYEVVPAHVIENETDNASLIGDTSGADGTITFWQLPLWIQLTQVTWIATLSATALALILKFGPLIIGKLKTPRDNEIRDRIYNHIKDNPGSTVASIARKEGLNLGTVRYHVGQLQSTHRITLVKSDKFVRLFQNSNTYTDREKTVLSAINRPTALSIVSYLHDHPGTTTPQIAGSINITDSGTNVQLKKLLRDQIIRAEPAGRYLRYYLREDVKALIDRQSSA; from the coding sequence ATGCGATCGAAGCTCCTGATTTGCATGGCCTTACTACTCGTCGTGCTGGCATGGGCAGGCCCGGGAGCACATGCATATAACGAAAGCGACGTCATCCAGCGTGTGGGCCCCTATGAGGTAGTGCCTGCTCACGTTATTGAGAATGAGACTGACAATGCCAGCCTGATCGGCGACACCAGCGGCGCCGACGGCACGATCACCTTCTGGCAATTGCCCCTGTGGATCCAGCTCACCCAGGTCACCTGGATAGCCACGTTATCAGCAACTGCACTGGCCCTGATCCTCAAGTTCGGGCCGCTGATTATAGGCAAGCTGAAGACGCCCCGGGACAACGAGATCAGGGACCGGATATACAATCACATTAAAGACAACCCCGGGTCGACCGTGGCCAGCATCGCCCGTAAAGAAGGCCTCAACCTCGGCACCGTCCGCTACCACGTCGGCCAGCTCCAGTCCACCCACCGGATCACCCTGGTCAAGTCCGACAAGTTTGTCAGGCTCTTCCAGAACTCCAATACATATACCGACCGGGAAAAGACCGTCCTGTCAGCCATCAATCGCCCCACGGCCCTGTCCATCGTCTCGTACCTCCACGACCACCCGGGCACCACCACTCCCCAGATCGCCGGCAGCATCAACATCACCGACAGCGGCACCAACGTCCAGCTGAAAAAGCTGCTGAGAGACCAGATCATCAGGGCAGAGCCGGCCGGGAGGTACCTGAGGTATTACCTGAGAGAGGATGTTAAAGCTCTCATCGACAGGCAAAGCTCGGCCTGA
- a CDS encoding RCC1 domain-containing protein has protein sequence MCKNYIKPVIILVLLSGLVAIIPVTAGAVTVKEVYAGGFTSYAVDVDGNVWVWGSFLNEKYAHPTRLSFIDHVKMIAPGTAGCAVALKDDGTVWAWGNLPANCAGAYPGDNSTMPIQIPISDVKFVACTSSGSSVYMVKEDGSLWMCGSELCLSMDDILHTEHIYDPVQCPVSDVSNIVVTSSFVYVLKDDGSWWSWGENRDYQLNDGTNVSRDTPVRMRLANVKEVSAESMCFGVNDEFVSASSVLALDEVGQVYGWGDNTYWVAGDSSFPTSSIVSSPHPVPRMSNVIEIGSGVDYYAALKKDGTVWAWGSNPYCYDGQNSLDSNTPVKLAGFTDIVSIATGSQHLLGVKKDGTVWAWGCNKHGELGNGEISGIGGKPYAVQVTDLHVDLRAVTGTSLVTSTPAQAPTYTAIPNMEDNSTETSKPAAVAPVSPTPVPLPSVTPESTPGFGFNNIAGLCSLLIIVGLLKGFVRRKGM, from the coding sequence TGTAAAGGAAGTATACGCAGGAGGCTTTACTAGCTATGCGGTGGATGTTGACGGTAATGTCTGGGTGTGGGGTAGTTTTCTCAATGAGAAGTATGCACATCCGACCAGGCTGTCGTTTATCGATCATGTGAAGATGATAGCCCCGGGTACTGCCGGGTGTGCTGTAGCGTTAAAAGATGACGGAACAGTTTGGGCCTGGGGAAACCTGCCAGCAAACTGTGCTGGTGCTTATCCTGGCGATAACAGCACTATGCCTATCCAGATCCCTATATCTGATGTGAAATTTGTCGCCTGCACAAGCTCTGGCAGTTCTGTATACATGGTAAAGGAGGATGGCAGCCTCTGGATGTGCGGAAGTGAGCTATGCCTGAGTATGGATGATATTTTACATACAGAGCATATTTACGATCCAGTACAGTGCCCCGTGAGTGATGTCAGTAATATAGTTGTGACGTCGAGTTTTGTGTATGTGCTGAAGGATGACGGTTCGTGGTGGAGCTGGGGCGAAAACAGGGATTACCAGCTAAATGATGGTACTAACGTCTCTCGGGATACGCCGGTCAGGATGCGGCTTGCTAACGTTAAAGAGGTCAGCGCTGAGTCCATGTGCTTTGGTGTCAACGATGAGTTCGTGTCTGCCTCCAGCGTGCTGGCGCTGGATGAGGTTGGACAAGTTTACGGTTGGGGTGACAATACATACTGGGTGGCCGGCGATTCCAGTTTCCCAACCAGCTCTATCGTTTCTTCCCCTCACCCCGTGCCACGGATGAGCAACGTCATTGAGATCGGCAGCGGAGTTGATTATTATGCAGCTTTGAAGAAGGATGGTACCGTCTGGGCATGGGGTAGTAATCCCTACTGCTATGATGGACAAAATTCCCTCGACAGCAACACGCCTGTAAAGCTGGCGGGCTTCACAGACATCGTCTCAATCGCAACGGGTAGTCAGCACCTACTCGGCGTTAAGAAGGATGGCACAGTCTGGGCATGGGGATGTAATAAACATGGTGAGCTGGGTAATGGAGAAATCTCTGGCATAGGCGGCAAACCCTATGCTGTGCAGGTGACCGATCTCCATGTGGATTTACGGGCAGTAACAGGTACCTCTTTGGTGACTTCGACACCAGCGCAGGCACCTACGTATACCGCTATTCCTAACATGGAGGATAATTCGACTGAAACATCCAAGCCTGCAGCAGTAGCCCCGGTTTCTCCGACTCCAGTCCCGTTACCAAGCGTAACCCCTGAATCTACCCCGGGCTTCGGCTTCAACAACATCGCCGGACTTTGCAGCTTGTTAATTATCGTAGGACTGCTGAAAGGATTCGTGAGAAGAAAAGGCATGTGA
- a CDS encoding TetR/AcrR family transcriptional regulator — translation MRVSKNPDVRRSELIEAAEILFREKGFKQTSVSDIVKKVGVAQGTFYYYFDSKDDALNAVIDHYIDNYKAGLERLLADEGLTPLRKVEIIVNDALGMHTCDRQFVEFLHSEENLVTHQKYMIKSFGETIPLMTKIVRQGIEAGAFDVDYPEETVEMMAYAFGYLEDALSRSPQDARYDTRLRAAERLIERALGIARGSLHITPSTDRSLFTTHG, via the coding sequence ATGCGAGTTTCGAAAAACCCCGACGTCAGAAGGAGCGAGCTCATCGAGGCCGCAGAAATCCTCTTCCGCGAGAAAGGCTTCAAGCAGACCTCGGTCAGCGACATCGTGAAGAAAGTCGGCGTGGCACAGGGCACCTTCTACTACTACTTCGACTCGAAGGACGACGCCCTGAACGCGGTGATCGACCACTACATCGACAACTACAAGGCAGGGCTGGAAAGGCTGCTGGCTGACGAGGGCCTGACTCCCCTGAGAAAGGTCGAGATCATCGTGAACGACGCGCTCGGCATGCACACCTGCGACCGGCAGTTCGTCGAGTTCCTGCACTCGGAGGAAAACCTCGTCACCCACCAGAAGTACATGATCAAGTCGTTCGGGGAGACCATCCCGCTGATGACGAAGATCGTGAGGCAGGGCATCGAGGCGGGCGCGTTCGACGTCGACTACCCCGAAGAGACCGTGGAGATGATGGCTTACGCGTTCGGCTACCTGGAGGACGCCCTGTCCAGGTCTCCACAGGATGCCAGATATGATACCCGGCTCCGGGCTGCCGAGAGGCTCATCGAACGGGCACTGGGCATCGCCAGAGGATCTCTGCACATCACCCCGTCCACGGACCGCAGCTTATTCACGACTCACGGATAG
- a CDS encoding MMPL family transporter, with translation MFKELGQFITRHPVAVIAVWIIILLAAVPLAITFGDRLSYNMETFIPDDLESVKTGDVYESLFPDTAKSQIIVAVVSENKTASALFIDELNQSINNGSVKNITSTSSIYDIQREALVNASPDLHAGLHDLYNNTTSVNRELYNATRDLADASRDVYYLRDNVTKINSELYTAWGQAAGASQQMYDARAGIETAYDGMAQMKGIGDVLFGLPAGYARAWDDIGAANTSMDEGARKAAAYNQIAGTVPSGPAQQLAIGYLQAFNSTWTTPSGSSVQHASDIVKGGFAANFINSAPASAEEKQMMQAILDSFPSIQAYQDASTRKNVFVGMVMSQGGMTSDADRARMNAIYDQVESGNRDIDGLTLGFVTAGMDGDAASQARELYGLGNDRNRIGSYVVDKAVSAQNNSTVKDLIRDAWNLGPQATNETFDKYIIGKATEDMNESEKADFLVIYGWGPNPGATVIRDYVLGKAGEDLNQTERDFLADVYDLGDNPGDATVKAFVVGKVNDELNLTGNLSYMYALLDLDRNATKAEVEAFAADWAATHDYTNPQLMPDSVVKNLAAGNLTMFVVSTSDSDESLSAKNNVIAIRACVDGLESRPEYGEVDAHVTGSTAMSLDAEAAAMADVNNIDRIAIVLILILLGLYFRSFLTPFVPLLTIGIAIVAAFGGLTLLSYVMPMYSLIMTFVMVIMLGAGTDYCVFLLSRYSEERSKGVEQKESIITAVEHAGKSIVSSGSTAMIGFGALLLVDRGIFGGIGISVAVGIFCAILVATTLLPAVLTLVGDRLFWPRKLYNSGDSSIVKNLWSRITRQVLKHSRLVLIAAILVSIPAVLLATQITLGNDFVSMMSPGIESKQGFDAINAAMGSGSIDRVMILATLPQNVTDASGNYTAASLDTIEHLSGVIAGIHSIDKVNSPTRPEGATINYNNLSVYSMTEKEYYRSYMTDSLGNDDRTVVLYASFKGSPYSDENMQSVDEIRAKLADYTAATGVTTMVGGSVAGIYDYQKSCTSNYPLVYLAVFVGIFLVLAAVLRSVFTPLRLIITLLMSVVWTLGAYVLIMQIMFGYVTSWILPIFLFCALMGLGVDYDIFLVSRVREEVMKGKSDEEAIETAVESTGSIITLCGAVMASAFGSMLLSTSAELQEFGFVLSLAIILDATVIRLMLVPAIMVLMKKYNWWMPFVGHAKDKRP, from the coding sequence ATGTTCAAAGAACTAGGCCAGTTCATCACCCGGCACCCGGTGGCGGTCATCGCCGTCTGGATCATCATACTCCTGGCGGCAGTTCCCCTGGCAATCACCTTCGGGGACCGCCTTTCATACAACATGGAAACCTTCATCCCGGACGACCTGGAATCGGTCAAGACCGGCGACGTCTACGAGTCTCTGTTCCCCGACACGGCCAAAAGCCAGATCATCGTGGCCGTAGTGTCAGAAAACAAGACTGCTTCCGCGCTCTTCATCGACGAGCTGAACCAGTCGATCAACAACGGGTCAGTCAAGAACATCACTTCCACGTCGTCGATCTACGACATCCAGCGGGAAGCGCTGGTCAACGCCTCGCCGGACCTCCACGCCGGCTTGCACGATCTATACAATAATACCACGAGCGTAAACCGCGAGCTGTACAACGCCACCCGTGATCTGGCCGACGCCAGCCGGGACGTTTACTACCTCCGGGACAACGTCACGAAGATCAACAGCGAGCTCTACACCGCATGGGGCCAGGCGGCCGGCGCCAGCCAGCAGATGTACGATGCGAGGGCGGGGATCGAAACAGCATACGATGGCATGGCCCAGATGAAAGGCATCGGCGACGTGCTCTTCGGCCTGCCCGCGGGCTACGCCCGGGCGTGGGATGACATCGGGGCTGCCAATACCAGCATGGACGAAGGAGCGAGAAAAGCGGCAGCATACAATCAGATCGCTGGTACGGTGCCATCTGGCCCGGCCCAGCAGCTGGCGATCGGCTACCTGCAGGCCTTCAACTCCACCTGGACGACGCCGTCCGGAAGCTCGGTGCAGCACGCCAGCGACATCGTTAAGGGCGGCTTCGCGGCGAACTTCATCAACAGCGCTCCTGCATCGGCTGAAGAGAAGCAGATGATGCAGGCCATACTGGACTCGTTCCCGTCGATACAGGCATACCAGGACGCCTCGACAAGAAAGAACGTCTTCGTGGGCATGGTCATGAGCCAGGGAGGGATGACCTCTGACGCCGATCGTGCCCGGATGAACGCCATCTACGATCAGGTGGAGAGCGGAAACCGGGACATCGACGGACTGACTCTCGGCTTTGTGACAGCGGGCATGGACGGCGACGCAGCCTCGCAGGCCCGTGAGCTTTACGGCCTCGGCAACGACAGGAACCGCATCGGCAGCTACGTCGTCGACAAAGCGGTCAGCGCCCAGAACAATTCCACTGTAAAAGACCTGATCCGGGACGCGTGGAACCTGGGCCCTCAGGCCACTAACGAGACCTTCGACAAATACATTATCGGCAAGGCCACTGAGGACATGAACGAGTCGGAGAAGGCCGATTTCCTGGTGATCTACGGTTGGGGCCCGAACCCGGGCGCTACTGTCATCAGGGACTACGTGCTGGGCAAGGCCGGCGAGGACCTGAACCAGACTGAGAGGGACTTTCTGGCCGACGTCTACGACCTCGGGGACAACCCGGGCGACGCCACGGTCAAGGCCTTCGTGGTCGGCAAGGTCAACGACGAGCTCAACCTGACCGGCAACCTGTCCTACATGTACGCGCTGCTGGACCTGGACCGGAACGCCACGAAGGCAGAGGTCGAGGCGTTCGCCGCTGACTGGGCGGCCACCCACGACTACACAAACCCGCAGCTGATGCCGGACTCGGTGGTCAAGAACCTCGCCGCCGGCAACCTGACGATGTTCGTGGTCAGCACCAGCGACAGCGACGAATCCCTGTCCGCCAAGAACAACGTCATCGCCATCCGGGCATGCGTCGACGGCCTCGAGAGCCGCCCCGAATACGGCGAGGTCGACGCCCACGTCACCGGCAGCACCGCCATGAGCCTGGACGCGGAAGCCGCGGCCATGGCCGACGTGAACAACATCGACCGCATAGCGATCGTCCTCATCCTGATCCTGCTGGGCCTGTACTTCAGATCATTCCTGACCCCGTTCGTGCCATTATTAACTATCGGCATCGCCATCGTGGCCGCCTTCGGCGGGCTGACCCTGTTGAGCTACGTGATGCCCATGTACAGCCTGATCATGACCTTCGTCATGGTGATCATGTTGGGCGCGGGCACCGACTACTGCGTCTTCCTGCTCTCCAGGTACTCCGAGGAGCGGTCGAAGGGCGTGGAACAGAAAGAGTCGATCATCACCGCCGTAGAGCACGCCGGCAAGAGCATCGTCTCCAGCGGCAGCACCGCCATGATCGGCTTCGGCGCGCTGCTGCTCGTCGACCGGGGCATCTTCGGCGGCATCGGCATCAGCGTGGCCGTCGGCATCTTCTGCGCCATCCTCGTGGCGACGACGCTGCTCCCCGCGGTACTGACGCTTGTGGGAGACCGGCTGTTCTGGCCTCGCAAGCTCTACAACTCGGGCGACAGCAGCATTGTCAAGAACCTTTGGTCCAGGATCACCAGACAGGTGCTCAAGCATTCCCGGCTTGTCCTGATTGCCGCCATCCTGGTCAGCATACCCGCAGTCCTGCTCGCCACCCAGATCACGCTGGGCAACGACTTCGTCTCCATGATGTCCCCCGGCATCGAGAGCAAACAGGGCTTCGACGCGATCAACGCCGCGATGGGCAGCGGCAGCATCGACCGGGTCATGATCCTGGCCACCCTGCCCCAGAACGTCACCGACGCATCGGGCAACTATACCGCCGCCTCGCTCGACACCATCGAACATCTGTCGGGCGTGATCGCGGGCATCCATAGCATCGACAAAGTGAACTCGCCCACCCGGCCCGAGGGCGCCACTATAAACTACAATAACCTGTCCGTCTACTCGATGACGGAAAAGGAGTACTATCGGTCGTATATGACCGACAGCCTCGGCAATGACGACAGAACCGTGGTCCTGTACGCCTCCTTCAAAGGCTCTCCGTATTCGGACGAGAACATGCAGTCCGTAGACGAGATACGGGCCAAACTGGCCGACTACACCGCCGCCACAGGCGTCACCACCATGGTCGGCGGCAGCGTCGCGGGCATATACGACTACCAGAAGTCCTGCACCAGCAACTACCCGCTCGTGTACCTGGCAGTCTTCGTGGGCATCTTCCTGGTGCTGGCCGCCGTGCTGAGATCAGTGTTCACCCCGCTCAGGCTGATCATCACCCTCCTCATGAGCGTAGTCTGGACCCTGGGCGCCTACGTGCTCATCATGCAGATAATGTTCGGCTACGTCACCTCATGGATCCTCCCCATCTTCCTCTTCTGCGCATTAATGGGACTGGGAGTGGACTACGACATCTTCCTGGTGTCGAGGGTGAGGGAAGAAGTGATGAAAGGGAAGAGCGACGAGGAAGCCATCGAAACCGCCGTCGAGTCCACCGGCTCGATCATCACCCTGTGCGGCGCCGTCATGGCCTCGGCCTTCGGATCGATGCTCCTGTCGACCAGCGCCGAGCTACAGGAGTTCGGATTCGTGCTGTCCCTGGCAATCATCCTCGACGCTACGGTGATCAGGCTCATGCTCGTGCCCGCCATTATGGTGCTGATGAAAAAGTACAACTGGTGGATGCCCTTCGTGGGCCATGCTAAAGATAAGCGTCCGTAG
- a CDS encoding cobyrinate a,c-diamide synthase, which produces MTRHFMTIPRIIVAGTHSGCGKTTVASGLMAALVARGYTVQPFKVGPDFIDPSHHTAICGRASRNLDAFMMGEQGILDTFNAASEGGAACEGADIAVIEGVMGMYDGLEGTDTASTAHVSKILKAPVLLVVDTGGMSRSAGALVKGFREFDPAVDLAGVILNRVGGESHRRMIEPSLQVRPVGWIPFEKTVNVKSRHLGLNMAHEADTLKKAGEIVEKYCDVDAILQIAGQPRKTAAADGAGITAARKDVKIGIAMDEAFCFYYRDNFDRLTEAGADLVFFSPARDRLPDVDAVYLGGGYPELHAGKLEASRCRDDLKKAAEDGMPVYAECGGLMYLTESISTAEKEHRMAGILPAKAVMTTRLQALGYVEAKAIAGPLFARGMEYRGHEFHYSRVEHNGDARFAITMARGKGIADGLDGMYEHNAVGTYTHAYFTPEMARALVDSARKYRRR; this is translated from the coding sequence ATGACGAGGCATTTCATGACTATCCCCCGCATCATCGTCGCAGGCACCCACAGCGGCTGCGGCAAGACCACTGTAGCCAGCGGCCTGATGGCCGCGCTGGTTGCCCGTGGCTACACGGTACAGCCCTTCAAAGTAGGCCCGGACTTCATCGACCCGTCCCACCATACCGCCATCTGTGGCAGGGCGTCCCGCAACCTGGACGCGTTCATGATGGGCGAGCAGGGCATACTCGACACGTTTAATGCCGCCTCCGAAGGAGGCGCTGCCTGTGAGGGAGCCGATATTGCCGTCATCGAGGGCGTGATGGGCATGTACGACGGGCTGGAGGGTACGGATACGGCGAGCACCGCCCACGTTTCTAAAATCCTGAAAGCGCCGGTGCTGCTGGTCGTCGATACAGGAGGCATGTCCCGCAGCGCCGGTGCCCTGGTCAAGGGGTTCAGGGAGTTCGACCCGGCCGTCGACCTGGCCGGAGTGATCTTAAACCGGGTCGGAGGGGAGAGCCACAGGCGAATGATAGAGCCCTCCCTGCAGGTCAGGCCGGTCGGATGGATACCGTTCGAGAAGACGGTGAACGTGAAAAGCAGGCACCTGGGCTTAAATATGGCTCACGAGGCGGATACCCTGAAGAAGGCAGGGGAAATCGTCGAGAAATACTGTGATGTGGACGCGATTTTGCAGATCGCCGGACAGCCCCGCAAGACAGCGGCTGCCGACGGCGCGGGAATAACGGCCGCCAGGAAAGATGTCAAAATAGGCATCGCCATGGACGAGGCGTTCTGCTTCTACTACCGGGACAACTTCGACCGGCTGACCGAAGCGGGTGCAGATCTGGTCTTTTTCAGCCCCGCCCGGGACAGGCTCCCGGACGTCGACGCCGTTTACCTCGGCGGAGGCTACCCGGAGCTGCATGCCGGTAAGCTCGAAGCGTCCCGGTGCAGGGACGACCTGAAGAAAGCCGCAGAGGATGGCATGCCCGTCTACGCCGAGTGCGGCGGCCTGATGTACCTGACCGAGAGCATCTCCACGGCGGAAAAAGAGCACCGCATGGCCGGCATCCTCCCCGCAAAGGCGGTTATGACCACCCGCCTCCAGGCCCTGGGATACGTGGAAGCGAAGGCGATCGCCGGACCGCTGTTCGCCCGGGGCATGGAATACCGGGGCCACGAGTTCCACTATTCCAGGGTAGAGCACAACGGCGATGCCCGATTCGCCATCACGATGGCCAGAGGCAAAGGCATTGCAGACGGCCTCGACGGCATGTACGAGCACAACGCAGTCGGCACCTACACCCACGCCTACTTCACGCCAGAAATGGCCCGTGCCCTCGTCGACAGCGCCCGCAAGTATAGAAGAAGATAG
- a CDS encoding winged helix-turn-helix transcriptional regulator, translating into MSPNGGAAAGYEIVLTPHPDDISATGGADGDLTFWDLPLWIQIAIISGAIGGLSFSLLGIAKIIPFIIAKIADVLENQNRRRIYTYVEKNPGCTTAEISRNESLNLGTVKHHTSMLERSARITTEKIGRYVRLFKRSDDYSEREKRLIAAMKSETGRMILIIIRDNSGITNARLSEMLGIPEGTVHWHTSRYIRDRIVIAEKKMKLKELYIQNDLKPALDMIIASGQD; encoded by the coding sequence GTGAGTCCAAACGGAGGCGCTGCTGCAGGCTATGAAATCGTGCTCACCCCGCATCCGGACGACATATCTGCTACAGGCGGCGCTGATGGAGATCTAACCTTCTGGGACCTTCCGTTGTGGATTCAGATAGCTATCATATCTGGGGCGATCGGAGGACTTTCATTTTCTCTGTTAGGGATTGCTAAAATTATCCCATTCATTATAGCTAAAATTGCCGATGTCCTGGAAAACCAGAACAGAAGAAGAATTTACACCTACGTGGAAAAGAACCCCGGATGTACTACCGCCGAGATCTCCAGGAACGAGAGCCTCAACCTCGGCACTGTGAAACATCACACCAGCATGCTGGAGCGTTCGGCGAGGATCACCACGGAGAAGATCGGAAGATACGTCCGGCTGTTCAAGAGGTCCGACGACTATTCTGAAAGAGAAAAGCGATTGATTGCCGCCATGAAAAGTGAGACTGGCAGGATGATCCTGATTATCATAAGAGATAATTCAGGCATTACGAACGCCCGGCTGTCGGAGATGCTCGGCATCCCGGAGGGTACGGTACACTGGCATACCAGTCGATATATTCGGGACAGAATAGTCATCGCTGAGAAGAAGATGAAGCTGAAAGAGCTTTACATCCAGAACGACCTGAAGCCGGCCTTAGACATGATTATTGCCAGCGGCCAGGATTAG
- a CDS encoding putative transcriptional regulator, translating to MSEFSDDIVASIGRSSVRKKILLYLYHSTASTMYDIARDTRTAYTNATGAIAGFGKRYGKERSLIHLGLVRMEKGNRGLNVYSLTPEGRRLADVLDR from the coding sequence ATGTCAGAATTCAGCGACGATATAGTGGCTTCGATAGGGCGAAGCTCGGTGCGGAAGAAGATTTTATTATACCTGTATCACTCCACTGCGTCCACGATGTATGACATCGCCCGGGACACGAGGACTGCCTACACCAACGCGACCGGGGCCATCGCCGGGTTCGGGAAGAGGTACGGGAAAGAGCGCTCATTGATCCACCTCGGGCTGGTGCGGATGGAAAAGGGCAACCGGGGGCTTAATGTTTACTCGCTGACGCCAGAGGGCCGCAGGCTGGCCGACGTGCTGGATCGGTAA
- a CDS encoding adenosylcobinamide amidohydrolase, with translation MRYYVKNKTLVIKGDFDGISTGINGGRGRVRTVINHEVGKNFNEPDPMQYLDGVADSLAVERPYFGFMTAVHMTNLCIVSDRLVTAFITAGVSNQCHDPGVPGTINILLVIPGRMTEGALSSAIITATEAKAKALFEMGFDFTGTTTDAVAVLTEPRETGICEPPRYEYSGTATEIGQSIYRCVKKGVTEGIKRQHRIGEESALRSRLFVLASGDDGFRWIEFPPEKRGKGACKYYPCHYEGQDCTYCFCPLYPCEDPELGEWIMSSSGCPVWGCKDCTLLHHPEAAKHLTKHPEAPVAELKKIRASNGTQ, from the coding sequence GTGAGATACTACGTTAAGAACAAAACGCTGGTCATAAAGGGCGACTTCGACGGCATCAGCACCGGGATCAACGGCGGCAGAGGCAGAGTCCGGACAGTGATCAACCACGAGGTCGGCAAAAACTTCAACGAGCCCGATCCGATGCAGTACCTGGACGGGGTAGCCGATTCTCTCGCAGTGGAACGCCCGTACTTCGGCTTCATGACCGCCGTGCACATGACCAACCTGTGCATCGTCAGCGACCGGCTCGTCACTGCGTTTATCACCGCCGGCGTCAGCAACCAGTGCCACGACCCCGGCGTGCCCGGCACTATCAATATTCTACTGGTGATCCCCGGCAGGATGACGGAAGGCGCGTTGTCCAGCGCCATCATCACCGCCACGGAAGCCAAAGCCAAAGCCCTGTTCGAGATGGGCTTCGACTTCACCGGCACCACCACTGACGCCGTCGCAGTGCTCACCGAGCCCCGGGAAACCGGCATCTGCGAACCCCCACGGTACGAGTACTCCGGCACCGCCACCGAGATCGGCCAGAGCATCTACCGGTGCGTGAAAAAGGGCGTGACTGAAGGCATCAAGCGCCAGCACCGCATCGGCGAGGAAAGCGCCCTCAGAAGCAGGCTGTTCGTGCTCGCCAGCGGCGACGACGGCTTCCGGTGGATCGAGTTCCCCCCGGAGAAGCGCGGCAAAGGCGCCTGCAAATACTACCCGTGCCACTACGAAGGCCAGGACTGCACCTACTGCTTCTGCCCCCTGTACCCGTGCGAAGACCCCGAGCTGGGCGAATGGATCATGAGCAGCAGCGGCTGCCCAGTATGGGGCTGCAAAGACTGCACCCTCCTCCACCACCCCGAGGCCGCAAAGCACCTGACAAAGCACCCCGAAGCACCCGTGGCAGAGCTCAAAAAGATCAGAGCGTCAAACGGCACTCAATAG